A region of Paenibacillus thiaminolyticus DNA encodes the following proteins:
- a CDS encoding ABC transporter substrate-binding protein, with amino-acid sequence MNKWWNRTIAVAAAAVLALSLAACGAAPSKEADKAPESAQQQENGNAASDAAKTTYPLTVKDATGHEFTFDKAPERIISVSPAETESLFALGLGDNIVGVSDYDDYPAEATQKPKMGGITKPNEEAIIAAKPDVVFSGISMKEEAVNKFRELGIEIFKVEPKTYDDVISNIELYGLITDHQKEAKEITDQMKKMRDDVAEAVKGVTDKKKVYIEFSPGWTVGSGEFMNELIELAGGVNIAAADMTGWNQINEENIIKENPDVILFAKDLVDSETNKTLEDIIRGRSGWEAITAIKDNQLFGLDNNKLSRPGPRVAEALQDVAKAIYPDLFK; translated from the coding sequence ATGAACAAATGGTGGAACAGAACGATAGCGGTCGCGGCAGCGGCCGTGCTGGCTTTGAGCTTGGCGGCTTGCGGAGCGGCTCCGTCGAAGGAGGCGGACAAGGCTCCAGAATCTGCGCAGCAGCAGGAGAACGGCAATGCGGCTTCTGATGCCGCGAAGACAACCTATCCGCTGACGGTGAAGGATGCGACCGGGCATGAATTCACGTTCGACAAAGCGCCGGAACGGATCATTTCCGTATCGCCGGCAGAGACGGAATCATTATTTGCCCTTGGCCTTGGCGACAATATCGTGGGCGTGTCCGATTATGATGATTACCCGGCAGAAGCGACGCAGAAGCCGAAAATGGGCGGCATCACGAAACCGAATGAGGAAGCGATCATTGCGGCGAAGCCGGATGTCGTATTTAGCGGCATCTCGATGAAGGAAGAAGCCGTCAACAAATTCCGCGAGCTGGGCATTGAAATTTTCAAGGTCGAGCCGAAAACCTATGACGATGTAATCAGCAACATCGAGCTGTATGGTCTCATTACCGATCATCAGAAGGAAGCAAAAGAGATTACCGATCAGATGAAAAAGATGCGCGATGACGTCGCTGAAGCGGTCAAGGGCGTTACCGACAAAAAGAAGGTTTATATTGAATTTTCTCCGGGCTGGACCGTCGGCAGCGGCGAATTCATGAATGAGCTGATCGAGCTGGCAGGCGGCGTCAATATTGCGGCCGCGGACATGACCGGCTGGAACCAGATTAATGAGGAGAACATCATCAAGGAGAATCCGGACGTCATTCTGTTCGCGAAGGACCTTGTCGACAGCGAGACGAACAAGACGCTGGAGGACATTATCCGCGGACGCAGCGGCTGGGAAGCCATCACCGCGATCAAGGACAATCAGCTGTTCGGACTGGACAACAACAAGCTGAGCCGCCCGGGCCCGCGTGTGGCCGAAGCGCTGCAGGATGTGGCGAAGGCGATCTATCCTGATTTGTTCAAATAG
- a CDS encoding histidine phosphatase family protein, whose translation MKQKRTYKAPPVRRKRRQAGARRQARPKPPRCGTRHIRRRSGASSVIVRFALVRHSLTQANVERRYISYTDSPLLPEAEEVLRPMRRAVAHPAPLLYTSDMRRCRETLAQLRPRDAGRAHVDTRLREYDFGMWEGLTYNDLKEDPAYRRWLDDMTSVQPPRGEPWQTFSTRTAHVWWEILQKAGRQTAVAAGQGARGQRHRRECEPDREGSDPGGERCRTARLRRKRPGRVGNAYEARPDVLVVTHGGMVRRLYTLAFPKKTFWEATVPIGAGILITAAKSPRRWKFLRAERLP comes from the coding sequence ATGAAACAAAAGCGCACATACAAAGCTCCCCCCGTTCGCCGCAAGCGGCGTCAAGCAGGAGCTAGACGACAAGCCCGGCCCAAGCCTCCGCGCTGCGGCACCCGGCATATCCGCCGCCGTTCAGGCGCATCCAGCGTCATCGTGCGGTTCGCGCTCGTCAGACATTCGCTGACGCAGGCGAATGTGGAGCGGCGGTATATCAGCTATACAGACAGCCCGCTTCTCCCGGAAGCGGAAGAGGTGCTGCGGCCGATGCGCAGGGCAGTCGCCCATCCGGCGCCGCTCCTGTATACGAGCGATATGCGGCGCTGCCGCGAGACGCTGGCTCAGCTGCGTCCGCGCGATGCGGGAAGGGCTCACGTCGATACGAGGCTGCGCGAATACGATTTTGGCATGTGGGAAGGCTTGACGTACAACGACCTGAAGGAGGATCCGGCTTACCGCCGCTGGCTGGATGATATGACCTCCGTTCAGCCGCCGCGCGGCGAGCCATGGCAGACATTCAGCACGCGGACGGCGCATGTCTGGTGGGAGATTCTGCAGAAGGCCGGGAGACAAACGGCTGTGGCGGCGGGACAAGGCGCCCGCGGACAGCGCCATCGGCGGGAATGCGAGCCGGACAGGGAAGGTTCTGATCCGGGCGGCGAGCGCTGCAGAACGGCCCGGCTGCGCCGGAAGCGGCCAGGCCGGGTAGGCAACGCGTATGAGGCGCGGCCTGATGTGCTGGTCGTTACGCACGGAGGAATGGTGCGGAGGCTGTACACGCTCGCATTCCCGAAGAAGACGTTCTGGGAAGCGACCGTCCCGATCGGGGCAGGGATCTTGATTACGGCTGCAAAGTCTCCCCGCCGCTGGAAGTTCCTGCGGGCGGAGCGGCTTCCTTGA
- the cbiB gene encoding adenosylcobinamide-phosphate synthase CbiB — translation MIAAIIIIAAYVWDRLVGDPRWLPHPVIGMGKAISALERLIRRAAPSEAALKPLGFLLPLVMAGGAFALTWGVLAGLYAINVWLGAAVEALLIGTTIATKGLRDAGMAVYGRLVEGDLAGARREVGMIVGRDTETLDEPEITRAAVETVAENIMDAVISPLLYAAIGGAPLAMAYRAINTLDSMVGYKNEKYANLGYASARLDDLANWIPARLTALLIVICALFGYDAKRAWKTALRDAPKHPSPNSGWPEAATAGALGIRLGGLNCYKGVCSFRAYMGDPVEETGGEHIAAVCRLLTRSTLLFAILAASVLWACGGWLL, via the coding sequence ATGATCGCGGCTATAATAATCATCGCAGCATATGTATGGGATCGACTCGTTGGCGATCCAAGGTGGCTCCCCCATCCGGTCATCGGCATGGGGAAAGCGATCTCGGCACTGGAACGCCTTATCCGGAGAGCGGCTCCGTCCGAAGCGGCGCTCAAGCCGCTGGGCTTCTTGCTACCGCTAGTGATGGCGGGCGGGGCATTTGCCTTGACGTGGGGTGTGCTGGCAGGGCTCTATGCTATCAACGTCTGGCTGGGCGCGGCGGTTGAGGCGCTGCTCATCGGCACGACCATTGCCACCAAAGGGCTCCGCGATGCCGGAATGGCCGTCTATGGCCGACTGGTAGAAGGTGATCTGGCGGGAGCGCGGCGCGAGGTCGGCATGATCGTAGGAAGGGATACCGAGACGCTCGATGAACCGGAAATTACCCGCGCTGCCGTCGAGACGGTGGCTGAAAATATTATGGATGCCGTCATCTCTCCGCTCCTGTACGCGGCTATCGGCGGCGCGCCGTTGGCTATGGCCTATCGGGCTATCAATACATTGGATTCCATGGTCGGCTATAAAAATGAGAAATACGCCAATCTCGGCTACGCCTCCGCGCGGCTTGATGATCTGGCGAATTGGATACCGGCGCGCTTGACCGCGCTGTTGATCGTCATATGCGCCCTGTTCGGCTATGACGCGAAGCGGGCATGGAAGACGGCGCTGCGCGATGCGCCGAAGCATCCGAGCCCGAACAGCGGCTGGCCGGAAGCGGCAACCGCCGGGGCACTTGGCATCCGCCTTGGCGGATTGAATTGTTACAAAGGCGTATGTTCCTTCCGCGCCTATATGGGCGATCCCGTCGAGGAGACGGGAGGGGAACATATTGCGGCAGTGTGCAGGCTGCTGACCCGAAGCACACTGCTCTTCGCCATCCTGGCCGCAAGCGTCCTCTGGGCCTGCGGCGGATGGCTCCTGTAG
- a CDS encoding adenosylcobinamide amidohydrolase: MQPCREGIRSYASEVMSGVTVCWGSETMTVELPERTPVWSSAVWNGGSKLASRIMNRMVRTGFDCSDPAAYMQEICLQQGYAPATTVGLMTAAKVTHASVMEEEGDGFSLLCVTTAGTGNAARAGLPRQVYSAYEPLKPGTINTIIVLDGKLAEAAVWNAVITATEAKCAALDDLRVIDKETGRVATGTTTDAVAIAIADSGRYEAVHRYGGTATTLGAAVGRLVYGTVAEAVRTQREDDGPLFE, encoded by the coding sequence ATGCAGCCTTGCCGCGAAGGCATTCGCAGCTATGCATCGGAAGTTATGTCCGGCGTGACGGTATGCTGGGGCAGCGAGACCATGACCGTGGAACTGCCGGAGCGGACTCCGGTATGGAGCAGCGCGGTATGGAACGGCGGCTCCAAGCTGGCGTCGCGCATCATGAACCGGATGGTTCGGACAGGGTTCGATTGCTCCGATCCGGCCGCATATATGCAGGAGATATGCCTCCAGCAAGGCTACGCGCCGGCGACGACGGTCGGCCTGATGACGGCGGCGAAGGTGACCCATGCGTCCGTGATGGAAGAGGAGGGCGACGGCTTCTCCTTGCTGTGCGTCACGACGGCCGGAACGGGCAACGCCGCCCGCGCCGGGCTGCCGCGGCAGGTATACTCCGCTTACGAGCCGCTGAAGCCGGGCACGATCAACACGATCATCGTGCTGGACGGCAAGCTCGCGGAAGCGGCGGTATGGAATGCGGTCATTACCGCTACGGAAGCCAAGTGCGCGGCGTTGGACGATCTGCGGGTGATCGACAAGGAGACGGGCCGCGTGGCGACGGGAACGACCACCGATGCGGTGGCGATCGCGATCGCCGACAGCGGACGCTACGAGGCCGTGCACCGTTATGGGGGCACCGCGACGACGCTGGGCGCCGCCGTGGGGCGGCTGGTGTACGGCACCGTGGCGGAGGCGGTGCGCACGCAGCGGGAAGACGACGGGCCGCTGTTCGAATAA
- the cobD gene encoding threonine-phosphate decarboxylase CobD produces MVTIERFGHGGDVWTAAEAFGRSSGEFVDFSANINPLGPPPSVMARLAEELEGIIHYPDPGHRRMKEALSRRLQVGSEQLLIGNGAAECMALAILAHAPRAVGVVAPCFSEYEALSRQFGADVVRVIGQASRDYLADWPDLERLMADADVVFLGQPNNPTGAVYERRVLEDAGRLAERNGTLLIMDEAFIDFLPDEEEASLLRFAAASRNVLVIRSLTKFYAIPGLRLGYAAGHPDTIRALASKQVTWSVNGLALAAGEALLLDEAADDYAERTRSLIAGEREWLCGQLTALGLRLWTSRANFLLVEAAAPWSARRLQEELGRRGVLIRNCDGYAGLGAGHFRIAVKDRQANKRLVEALQAVLHL; encoded by the coding sequence ATGGTCACAATTGAACGGTTTGGGCATGGCGGGGACGTATGGACGGCCGCGGAGGCTTTCGGACGATCGAGCGGAGAGTTCGTGGACTTCAGCGCGAACATCAATCCGCTCGGACCGCCGCCGTCCGTCATGGCGCGGCTCGCGGAGGAACTGGAGGGCATTATTCATTATCCTGATCCGGGGCACCGGCGGATGAAGGAGGCGCTGTCACGCCGCCTTCAGGTGGGCAGCGAGCAGCTGTTGATCGGCAACGGCGCGGCCGAATGCATGGCGCTGGCGATTCTGGCGCACGCGCCGCGCGCTGTCGGCGTGGTGGCGCCATGCTTCTCGGAATACGAGGCGCTGTCGCGGCAGTTCGGCGCTGACGTCGTGCGTGTCATCGGACAAGCCTCCCGGGATTACCTGGCAGACTGGCCTGATCTGGAACGGCTGATGGCGGATGCCGATGTCGTCTTCCTCGGCCAGCCGAATAATCCGACCGGCGCCGTATACGAACGGCGGGTGCTGGAGGATGCGGGCCGGCTGGCGGAGCGGAACGGCACGCTGCTGATTATGGATGAGGCGTTCATCGATTTTCTCCCGGATGAGGAGGAGGCGAGTCTGTTGCGGTTCGCGGCAGCCAGCCGGAACGTGCTTGTCATCCGGTCGCTGACGAAGTTCTACGCTATCCCCGGCCTTCGCCTTGGGTATGCGGCGGGCCATCCGGATACAATTCGCGCGCTTGCTTCGAAGCAGGTCACGTGGAGCGTGAACGGGCTGGCGCTGGCTGCGGGGGAAGCGCTGCTGCTTGATGAAGCGGCGGATGACTATGCGGAACGGACCCGAAGCCTGATTGCCGGCGAGCGGGAATGGCTATGCGGGCAGTTGACCGCGCTTGGCCTGCGGCTGTGGACGAGCCGGGCGAACTTCCTGCTCGTTGAGGCCGCGGCGCCGTGGAGCGCCCGGCGCTTGCAGGAAGAACTTGGACGCCGGGGAGTCCTGATCCGCAATTGTGACGGGTATGCAGGACTGGGGGCCGGACATTTCCGCATCGCGGTGAAGGATCGTCAGGCAAATAAACGTCTAGTCGAGGCCCTGCAAGCTGTGTTACATTTATAA
- a CDS encoding phosphatase, translating into MSVHHKTSWASLGAAIIVTTYYGVILFRLKGDIGLYSTEMMALARNVFGVAAVVQAVMYFVNFMSKDEPEDKELSRLISLQANQMGLIFLVFSVACCAAYLIYVSDTSTLLLSPLVSAHLLVSVLLAAWIIKYTVELLLYYRYLKTDSSDLS; encoded by the coding sequence ATGTCGGTGCATCACAAAACATCATGGGCATCCCTGGGCGCCGCCATTATCGTCACCACCTATTACGGGGTGATACTGTTTCGCCTCAAGGGTGACATCGGTTTGTACAGCACAGAGATGATGGCGCTGGCCCGCAATGTTTTCGGCGTCGCCGCCGTCGTGCAGGCCGTCATGTACTTCGTGAATTTCATGTCCAAGGACGAGCCGGAGGACAAGGAATTGTCACGTCTGATCTCGCTGCAGGCGAACCAGATGGGATTGATCTTCCTCGTATTCTCGGTTGCCTGCTGCGCGGCCTATCTGATCTATGTGTCCGATACAAGTACTCTGCTGCTGTCCCCGCTCGTCAGCGCCCATTTGCTGGTCAGCGTGCTGTTGGCCGCCTGGATCATCAAGTATACGGTCGAACTGTTGCTGTACTACCGCTATCTGAAAACCGACTCCTCAGACCTTTCCTAA
- a CDS encoding nitroreductase family protein, with the protein MSIANTIRERRSIHRFSNRPVDKELVLSLLNDAVWAPNHGLREPWRFIYASGEAKDRLVRCVIELVEGTKMRGWDEEQKTKFIRTNLAVPAYLIVVMPEDPRPHIWEEDLAAVSALIQNFQLLAWEQELGMLWHTGDYIYNRKFREMAGVQPGEKIVGVLRMGHFDEIPPARPRTNASERFTELF; encoded by the coding sequence ATGTCAATTGCAAATACAATCCGGGAACGCCGGAGCATTCATCGATTTTCAAATCGGCCTGTCGACAAGGAACTGGTGCTTTCCCTGCTCAATGATGCCGTCTGGGCCCCCAATCACGGGCTGCGCGAGCCGTGGCGGTTCATTTATGCGTCGGGAGAGGCGAAGGATCGGCTCGTGCGCTGTGTAATAGAGCTGGTCGAAGGAACGAAAATGAGGGGCTGGGACGAAGAACAGAAGACGAAGTTCATCCGGACGAACCTGGCCGTGCCTGCTTACCTTATCGTCGTCATGCCTGAGGATCCGCGGCCGCATATTTGGGAAGAGGATCTGGCGGCCGTAAGCGCCCTGATTCAGAACTTCCAGCTGCTGGCGTGGGAGCAGGAGCTCGGAATGCTGTGGCACACCGGGGACTATATTTATAATCGCAAGTTCCGTGAAATGGCAGGAGTGCAGCCGGGCGAGAAAATCGTTGGGGTGCTGCGCATGGGGCATTTCGATGAGATTCCGCCGGCGCGCCCGCGTACGAACGCGTCGGAACGCTTCACCGAGCTATTTTAA
- a CDS encoding lipoate--protein ligase yields the protein MKFIDNQGITDPRVNLAIEEFVLKHLPLEEDSYLLFYINEPSIIIGKNQNTIEEINSDYVKANNIHVVRRLSGGGAVYHDTGNLNFSFITKDDGQSFHNFRKFTQPVIDTLRSLGVNADLTGRNDIQVGEQKISGNAQFSTRGRMFSHGTLLFNSEMEHVASALKVKPIKIESKGTKSIRSRVANISEFLAEPMTIEQFKDTILRHIFGMEPDQVPQYKLTEQDWETIHRISQERYQNWDWNYGSSPKFNVEHSKKFPAGIVDVRMDVEDGLIQRMKIYGDFFGVGEVSDIEARLQGVRYEEQAIREALADMDINHYLGNISAEDFIGLVMLNE from the coding sequence ATGAAGTTTATCGACAATCAAGGCATCACCGACCCTCGCGTCAACCTGGCGATCGAGGAATTTGTTCTGAAGCATTTGCCGCTGGAAGAGGATAGTTATTTGTTATTCTATATCAACGAGCCTTCCATCATTATCGGCAAAAACCAAAATACGATCGAAGAAATCAATAGCGATTACGTCAAAGCGAATAACATTCACGTTGTGCGCCGCCTGTCGGGCGGAGGCGCCGTGTATCATGATACAGGAAATTTGAATTTCAGCTTCATCACGAAGGATGACGGGCAGTCATTCCACAATTTCCGCAAATTTACGCAGCCCGTCATCGATACGCTCCGTTCTCTCGGCGTCAATGCTGACTTGACCGGACGCAATGACATCCAGGTCGGAGAGCAAAAAATATCCGGCAATGCCCAGTTCTCCACGCGCGGGCGCATGTTCAGCCACGGCACGCTGCTGTTCAATTCCGAGATGGAGCATGTCGCCTCGGCGCTCAAGGTCAAGCCGATCAAAATCGAATCCAAAGGCACGAAATCGATTCGTTCCCGCGTCGCCAACATTTCCGAGTTTCTTGCCGAGCCGATGACAATCGAGCAGTTCAAGGATACGATACTCCGTCATATTTTCGGGATGGAGCCGGATCAGGTGCCGCAGTACAAGCTGACGGAACAGGATTGGGAGACGATTCATCGCATCTCGCAGGAGCGTTATCAGAACTGGGATTGGAACTATGGCTCATCGCCGAAGTTCAACGTCGAGCATTCGAAGAAATTCCCGGCCGGAATCGTCGACGTGCGCATGGATGTCGAGGACGGATTGATTCAGCGTATGAAAATATACGGCGACTTCTTCGGAGTTGGCGAAGTCAGCGATATTGAGGCGCGCCTGCAGGGGGTTCGCTATGAGGAGCAGGCGATTCGCGAAGCGCTTGCCGATATGGATATCAATCATTATCTCGGCAATATCAGCGCGGAAGACTTCATCGGACTCGTCATGCTGAATGAATAG
- a CDS encoding MurR/RpiR family transcriptional regulator, with translation MTTGEHTSTLLLIRSLYPSLTKTEKKIADYVLRSPDEVLYATVTDLAEKSDAGETSVLRFCRNLGFTSYQEFKLSLAKDLVTPLKHQESEIDEEDDLAAVAQKMTLENVASLEHTLSLLNMKDLQKAVEAIVCSNRIFFFGVGSSAMTAMDAQYRFMRLGFAGEAVTDPHVMAMNAVLMTDQDVVFGISTSGSTKDLVDAVRLAKENNVFFICLTSHAKSPITKYADSILLIQAKETPLQGGAFSSKIAQIHVLDILSTAVALQAKERAHRAINRTAQAVQDKLY, from the coding sequence ATGACCACTGGCGAGCATACGAGCACGCTTCTTTTAATACGGAGCTTATATCCTTCATTGACGAAAACGGAGAAAAAAATCGCGGATTATGTGCTGAGAAGCCCGGATGAGGTCCTGTATGCGACGGTGACGGATCTGGCTGAGAAGTCGGATGCCGGGGAGACGTCGGTGCTGAGGTTCTGCCGCAATCTGGGCTTTACCAGCTACCAGGAGTTCAAGCTGTCTCTGGCCAAAGATCTGGTGACCCCGCTCAAGCATCAAGAGAGCGAGATTGACGAGGAGGACGATCTGGCGGCCGTGGCGCAGAAGATGACGCTGGAGAACGTCGCGTCGCTGGAGCATACGCTGTCCCTGCTGAATATGAAGGACCTGCAAAAAGCGGTGGAAGCGATCGTCTGCTCCAACCGGATCTTTTTCTTCGGCGTCGGCTCGTCCGCCATGACCGCGATGGATGCGCAGTACCGCTTCATGCGGCTGGGCTTCGCGGGAGAGGCCGTAACGGATCCGCATGTGATGGCCATGAACGCGGTGCTGATGACCGATCAAGATGTCGTATTTGGTATCTCCACCTCCGGCAGCACGAAGGATCTGGTGGACGCCGTGCGCCTGGCGAAGGAGAACAACGTCTTTTTCATCTGCCTCACGAGCCATGCGAAGTCGCCGATCACGAAATACGCGGATTCGATTCTGCTGATCCAAGCGAAGGAGACGCCGCTTCAGGGCGGGGCGTTCTCGTCCAAAATCGCGCAAATTCATGTGCTGGACATTTTGTCTACCGCGGTGGCGCTGCAGGCAAAGGAGAGGGCGCATCGCGCCATCAACCGGACGGCTCAAGCCGTGCAGGACAAGCTATACTGA
- a CDS encoding DMT family transporter: MKHRKLASDLCLLFVAFVWGSTFLIVQHAVLVLPPLAFNAVRFAGAALLFGFVALLSRRRRQSSSRSGTRALLLHGALLGVFLFGGYAFQTIGLVYTTTTNAGFITGLSVVLVPFISLWLAKQRLQPPTWIAAALALAGLYFLAFNGGAVHWNEGDGYVLLCSFCFALHIAFTGKYAAIHDTVLLVTMQFAVVALAAAGSSFLFEPQLTGAALWGALTETKVIVALLISICISTAFAYWAQTWCQQYTSASRVAVIFAMEPVFAAITGVTFAGETLGLWAIVGCLLILAGMIAAELKWGRHAVQ, from the coding sequence GTGAAACATCGTAAATTAGCGTCGGATTTATGCTTGTTGTTTGTCGCTTTCGTATGGGGAAGCACCTTCCTCATCGTCCAGCATGCCGTGCTCGTCCTGCCCCCGCTGGCCTTCAACGCCGTAAGATTCGCCGGAGCCGCGCTCCTGTTCGGCTTCGTCGCCCTGCTGAGCAGAAGGCGGCGCCAGAGCAGCAGCCGCTCAGGCACGCGAGCGCTGCTTCTGCACGGCGCGCTGCTCGGCGTGTTCCTGTTCGGGGGCTACGCCTTCCAGACCATCGGCCTCGTGTACACGACGACAACCAATGCCGGCTTCATTACCGGGCTGTCGGTCGTACTCGTGCCCTTTATCAGCCTGTGGCTGGCCAAGCAGCGCCTGCAGCCGCCTACCTGGATCGCCGCTGCTCTGGCGCTGGCGGGGCTCTATTTTCTCGCCTTTAATGGCGGTGCGGTTCACTGGAATGAGGGCGATGGCTATGTGCTCCTATGCTCGTTCTGCTTCGCGCTCCATATTGCTTTCACCGGGAAATATGCGGCCATCCATGATACCGTGCTGCTCGTCACGATGCAGTTCGCCGTCGTCGCGCTGGCCGCAGCCGGCAGCTCCTTCCTGTTCGAGCCGCAGCTTACGGGAGCGGCGCTGTGGGGAGCGCTGACGGAGACGAAGGTTATCGTCGCCCTGCTTATCTCCATCTGCATCTCCACCGCCTTCGCTTATTGGGCGCAGACGTGGTGCCAGCAATACACCTCCGCGAGCAGAGTTGCCGTCATCTTCGCGATGGAGCCGGTCTTCGCTGCCATTACGGGCGTTACCTTTGCCGGAGAGACGCTCGGCTTGTGGGCGATCGTGGGCTGTCTGCTGATTTTGGCGGGAATGATCGCCGCTGAATTGAAATGGGGCCGGCATGCGGTACAATAG
- a CDS encoding Cof-type HAD-IIB family hydrolase, giving the protein MYKLIAIDIDDTLITDDKEITPGTKHALELAVASGATVTLATGRMYASARNLALQTGLNVPLITYQGSLVKNVMDGHILYERAVPKEAAMRLLRYCDEQGLHLQLYINDHLYARKENDKLIAYAQLSDIPYTIEPDFDRLLASPSTKMLIIDEPATLDAVAAELKELLGPDVHITKSKPHFLEVTHREGTKGSALRHLAQHVGCSLEETIAIGDSWNDHDMIETAGLGVAMGNAVDSLKAVADYVTRTNNEEGVRHVIEKFILNQA; this is encoded by the coding sequence TTGTACAAGCTTATTGCCATTGATATCGACGATACGCTCATTACAGACGATAAGGAGATTACGCCCGGCACGAAGCACGCGCTTGAGCTGGCTGTCGCCTCAGGCGCCACCGTCACGCTGGCCACGGGCCGCATGTATGCGTCCGCCCGCAACCTGGCCTTGCAGACCGGACTCAACGTTCCGCTTATCACCTATCAGGGCTCCCTCGTGAAGAACGTGATGGACGGTCATATTTTGTACGAGCGGGCCGTGCCGAAGGAAGCAGCGATGCGCCTGCTCCGTTATTGCGATGAACAGGGACTTCATCTTCAGCTCTATATCAACGATCATCTGTACGCCCGCAAGGAGAATGACAAGCTGATCGCTTATGCCCAGCTGTCCGATATTCCTTATACAATCGAACCGGATTTCGATCGGCTGCTCGCTTCCCCTTCCACCAAAATGCTCATCATCGACGAACCGGCGACGCTGGATGCAGTCGCCGCCGAATTGAAGGAGCTGCTTGGACCGGATGTCCATATTACGAAGTCGAAGCCTCACTTCCTGGAAGTAACGCACCGGGAAGGAACCAAGGGCAGCGCCCTGCGCCATTTGGCGCAGCATGTCGGCTGCAGCCTGGAGGAGACGATCGCCATCGGCGATTCATGGAACGATCATGACATGATCGAGACGGCCGGCCTCGGCGTCGCTATGGGCAATGCCGTCGACTCGCTCAAGGCCGTGGCCGATTACGTGACGCGCACCAACAACGAAGAAGGCGTGCGGCATGTTATCGAGAAATTCATCCTGAACCAGGCGTAA
- a CDS encoding MBL fold metallo-hydrolase, which translates to MIDQSMQLPGFPYDEDGSAAGYVRGWTVTFWGTGDSMGVPRVYCACPVCEEARKEGVNRRYRSSVLLERGEERLLVDCGPDWTGQMERAGLYWLDDILITHAHQDHIAGLTAYADACRWLKRKGRATMPPEVGETIRTMYPWLERYIEFQYIEGPWRWKDWSIQPIRVNHGKNGYSYAYRFDPWSSGRPAGKNKLEIHSWLYASDALGLGEQELAWFRGLDLLILGTNFVHEEAPYETRSVYDMREAVEVLREVKPRKTVFTHLSHGVDLRGNYPELPASVTLARTGLNIPLQ; encoded by the coding sequence ATGATAGACCAATCGATGCAGCTTCCAGGATTCCCCTATGACGAAGACGGTTCCGCCGCAGGTTACGTCAGAGGCTGGACCGTTACGTTCTGGGGAACTGGCGACTCGATGGGCGTGCCGCGCGTATATTGCGCTTGTCCGGTGTGCGAGGAGGCGAGGAAGGAAGGAGTGAACCGGCGCTACCGTTCGTCTGTGCTTCTTGAACGGGGCGAGGAACGGCTGCTCGTCGATTGCGGGCCGGACTGGACGGGGCAGATGGAGAGAGCGGGGCTGTACTGGCTGGACGATATTTTGATTACGCATGCGCATCAGGATCATATCGCAGGCTTGACGGCCTACGCGGATGCCTGCCGCTGGTTGAAGCGGAAGGGGCGGGCGACGATGCCGCCCGAGGTAGGAGAGACGATCCGGACGATGTACCCTTGGCTGGAACGGTATATCGAGTTTCAATATATTGAAGGGCCGTGGCGCTGGAAGGATTGGAGCATTCAGCCCATTCGCGTCAATCACGGCAAGAATGGCTATTCGTACGCCTATCGCTTCGATCCATGGTCAAGCGGAAGGCCCGCGGGCAAGAACAAGCTGGAGATTCACAGCTGGCTTTATGCCTCGGATGCGCTCGGGCTCGGCGAGCAGGAGCTGGCCTGGTTCCGGGGGCTGGATTTGTTGATTCTGGGGACGAATTTCGTCCATGAGGAGGCACCTTACGAGACTCGCTCGGTCTATGACATGCGGGAAGCGGTCGAAGTCCTTCGCGAGGTGAAGCCGCGCAAGACGGTGTTCACCCACTTGTCTCACGGCGTCGACCTCCGGGGGAATTATCCAGAGCTGCCGGCCTCGGTAACGCTGGCCCGTACGGGGCTGAACATTCCGCTGCAATAA